One window of Arthrobacter oryzae genomic DNA carries:
- a CDS encoding LysE family translocator, translating into MTTSLLNPKVGVFYMAMIQLFLPQDVPPLLMGVLLPLVHNVEGMLWFAGIIAATHYARRWLQSPAVGKTTDRIAGVVLVAFAAKIAASKA; encoded by the coding sequence GTGACCACAAGTCTGCTGAATCCCAAGGTGGGCGTCTTCTATATGGCCATGATTCAGCTGTTCCTGCCGCAGGATGTCCCGCCCCTTCTGATGGGCGTCCTGCTGCCGCTGGTACACAACGTGGAAGGCATGCTGTGGTTCGCCGGCATTATTGCTGCCACCCATTACGCCCGGCGGTGGCTGCAGTCCCCCGCGGTGGGCAAAACCACGGACCGCATTGCCGGCGTCGTACTTGTGGCCTTTGCCGCGAAGATAGCGGCCAGCAAAGCCTGA